One region of Eurosta solidaginis isolate ZX-2024a chromosome X, ASM4086904v1, whole genome shotgun sequence genomic DNA includes:
- the LOC137235429 gene encoding membrane-associated guanylate kinase, WW and PDZ domain-containing protein 3 isoform X1: MSTHKKIHYQRILLLDQYIDIIKEMFRNANRDKNNIISNSHLPTRLCHIVKRPDFEGYGFSLHSEKVKPGQYIGYVDTNSPAEAAGLKEGDRIIEVNGVYIIHESHKQVVQRIKSISHEVRLLIEEIIGSNTNKRSDNKILGSRAMKTSRIKFDNGSNDIIDISIGIPVSIKTNTNSSKNIQQLSEEEKGNIIDLQYEKNPTHYHNSDESKQFSNISTTTGPSQLSTRTLELPMTAAEMRYKLLLKKKYDPKNEVVDLKTKYEIIQKL; the protein is encoded by the exons atgtctacacataa GAAAATCCATTATCAACGGATATTGTTGCTTGACCAATATATTGATATAATCAAAGAGATGTTTCGAAATGCAAATCgtgataaaaataatataatatcgAATAGTCACTTGCCAACTAGGCTTTGTCATATAGTAAAGCGGCCGGATTTCGAAGGATATGGCTTCAGTTTACATTCAGAGAAAGTCAAACCAGGTCAGTACATAGGGTACGTTGACACTAATTCCCCAGCGGAAGCAGCCGGATTAAAAGAGGGTGACCGCATTATCGAAGTTAATGGTGTATATATTATCCACGAGTCGCATAAACAAGTAGTACAACGAATTAAATCCATATCACATGAAGTTCGTTTGTTAATAGAAGAGATAATAGGAAGTAATACAAATAAAAGGAGTGATAACAAAATTCTTGGAAGCAGAGCTATGAAAACCAGTAGAATAAAGTTCGACAACGGTTCAAACGATATAATTGATATAAGTATCGGAATACCTGTATCTATCAAAACTAATACCAATTCTAGTAAAAATATACAGCAGTTATCAGAAGAAGAGAAGGGTAACATAATTGACCTACAATATGAGAAAAATCCCACCCATTACCACAATTCAGATGaatctaagcaattttcaaataTATCTACAACTACTGGACCAAGCCAACTCTCAACCAGAACACTAGAATTACCAATGACAGCTGCTGAAATGCGATACAAGCttctattaaaaaagaaatatgaTCCAAAGAATGAAGTTGTTGATCTTAAGACGAAatatgaaataattcaaaaacttTGA
- the LOC137235429 gene encoding membrane-associated guanylate kinase, WW and PDZ domain-containing protein 3 isoform X2, protein MFRNANRDKNNIISNSHLPTRLCHIVKRPDFEGYGFSLHSEKVKPGQYIGYVDTNSPAEAAGLKEGDRIIEVNGVYIIHESHKQVVQRIKSISHEVRLLIEEIIGSNTNKRSDNKILGSRAMKTSRIKFDNGSNDIIDISIGIPVSIKTNTNSSKNIQQLSEEEKGNIIDLQYEKNPTHYHNSDESKQFSNISTTTGPSQLSTRTLELPMTAAEMRYKLLLKKKYDPKNEVVDLKTKYEIIQKL, encoded by the coding sequence ATGTTTCGAAATGCAAATCgtgataaaaataatataatatcgAATAGTCACTTGCCAACTAGGCTTTGTCATATAGTAAAGCGGCCGGATTTCGAAGGATATGGCTTCAGTTTACATTCAGAGAAAGTCAAACCAGGTCAGTACATAGGGTACGTTGACACTAATTCCCCAGCGGAAGCAGCCGGATTAAAAGAGGGTGACCGCATTATCGAAGTTAATGGTGTATATATTATCCACGAGTCGCATAAACAAGTAGTACAACGAATTAAATCCATATCACATGAAGTTCGTTTGTTAATAGAAGAGATAATAGGAAGTAATACAAATAAAAGGAGTGATAACAAAATTCTTGGAAGCAGAGCTATGAAAACCAGTAGAATAAAGTTCGACAACGGTTCAAACGATATAATTGATATAAGTATCGGAATACCTGTATCTATCAAAACTAATACCAATTCTAGTAAAAATATACAGCAGTTATCAGAAGAAGAGAAGGGTAACATAATTGACCTACAATATGAGAAAAATCCCACCCATTACCACAATTCAGATGaatctaagcaattttcaaataTATCTACAACTACTGGACCAAGCCAACTCTCAACCAGAACACTAGAATTACCAATGACAGCTGCTGAAATGCGATACAAGCttctattaaaaaagaaatatgaTCCAAAGAATGAAGTTGTTGATCTTAAGACGAAatatgaaataattcaaaaacttTGA